Within Paenibacillus sp. RUD330, the genomic segment GTAACCCACCAGCATCAGAACGATGGCCGCGACGATGAAACGAACGACATGTCCTAAAAAGCTCATGCGGGTACCTCCTTAGTGAATTGAAGTTTGAACTCAGCCTTCGCTCCTAGTGTGGATGTTTTCGGGCTATTTCATGTATAGCCGATTTGACCTGCGTGCGCGGATCCGCCGCTTCCGGTATAATGACGTTGAAAGGAGCTGCATGACGCTCGTGGACAGCAAAATCCTGCATACACTCGAATATGCCAAAATCATCGACCAACTACTACAACATACATCGACCCCGATGGGTCGCCGCCTGGCCGAAGAGCTCGCTCCCTCTTCGGATCTTCCCGATGTCGAGCGCTCGCTTCAAGCTACCGAGGAAGCGGCGGCGGCATACCGCCTGAAGGGAATCGGCCCGTTCCGCGGCATTGCCGACATCCGCGCCCATCTCAAGCGGGCGGTCATCGGAGGAACGCTGAGCTCGGCGGAGCTGCTGGAAACGGCGCTGACCGCCAGAGGAGCCCGCAGAGTCCGAAGCCATATCCAGCATCTGCATGAAGATCATCCGATTCCTCTGCTGGAGCATGTGGCCGAAGGCATCTATCCGCGCAAGGAGCTCGAGGACGCGATCTTCGCCTGCATCGACGAGGACGGCCATGTCCTCGACAGCGCCAGCAGCGAGCTGGCCCAGATCAGGCGGGAGCTGCGCCAGGGCGAGGGCAAGGTAAGGGAGAAGCTGGAATCGATGCTGCGCTCCGCCTCCGTTCAGAAGATGCTCCAGGACAGCCTGATCACGCTGCGGGGAGACCGCTATGTCATCCCGGTGAAGCAGGAATACCGCTCTCACTTCGGCGGCATCGTCCATGACCAGTCCAATTCCGGCGCGACGCTGTTCATCGAGCCGGAGGCAGTCGTCGCGATGAACAACAAGCTGCGGGAAGTCAAGGCTGCGGAAGCGCGCGAGATCGAGCGCATCCTTCAGAAGCTGACCGCCGAGGCGGCCGAAGCGGCCGAGGATCTGGCCATCAACCACGATCTGCTTGCGCAGCTGGATTTCGCCTTCGCCAAAGCCGTGCTTGCGCATGGCATGCGTGCCGAGCGCCCGGCGATGAACGGCAACGGGTATCTGCGCATCCGGCGAGGACGCCATCCGCTGATCGAGCGGGACAAGGCTGTGCCTCTCGATCTGGAGATGGGAGGAAGCCATACCGGCATCATCGTAACGGGCCCCAATACCGGGGGCAAGACGGTGGCGCTCAAGACGGTCGGCCTGCTCAGCCTGATGGCGATGTCCGGCTTGTTCGTGCCGGCCGACGACAGTACGGAGCTCTGCGTCTTCGACGCCATCTATGCCGATATCGGCGACGAGCAGAGCATCGAGCAAAGCCTCAGCACGTTCTCCAGCCACATGACCAACATCATCCGCATTCTCGGGCGCATGACAGCGGACAGCCTGGTGCTGCTCGACGAGCTTGGCGCCGGCACGGATCCTGCGGAAGGCTCCGCGCTCGCCATCGCCATTCTCGACCATATCCACCGGTCCGGCGCACGGATGCTGGCCACGACCCATTACAGCGAGCTGAAGGCCTATGCCTACAACCGGGAAGGTCTCATCAACGCGAGCATGGAATTCGACATCGCGACCTTGAGTCCGACCTATCGCCTTCTGGTCGGGGTGCCGGGCCGAAGCAACGCCTTCGCCATTGCCGAGAGGCTCGGTCTCGACAAAGGCATTATCCAGCAGGCCCGGGGCGAGGTCAGCGAGGACGATCTCCGCGTGGAAAGCATGATCGCTTCGCTGGAGCGTGACCGCCAAAGCGCCGAAGCGGAGCGCGGACAGGCCGAAGCGCTCCGCAAGGAGCTGGAAGAGGAGCGCAGCCTGTACGCCCAGGAGCTCAGGCGCTTCGAGGAGCAGCGGGACCGGATGCTGGCCAAAGCCCAGGAGGAAGCCCGGCTCGCCGTGGCCAAGGCGAGGCGCGAGGCGGAAGAGATCATCTCGGAGCTGCGCCAGCTCGCCAAGGAGGAAGGAGCGGCGGTCAAGGACCATAAGCTCACCGAGGCCCGCAAGCGGCTGGAAGAGGCTTCTCCGGAGCTTGTCCGGAAGCAGGCCGCCCGCAAGAAGGCGGAAGCCGGCCGCAGCATCGGCCCCGGAGACGAGGTTATCGTGCACAGCCTGAATCAGAAGGGCTATGTCGTCGACATGTCCGGGGGCGAAGCCACCGTGCAGCTGGGCATTCTCAAGATGAAGGTCAAGGAAGACGATCTGGAGCTCGTGAAGCAGGC encodes:
- a CDS encoding endonuclease MutS2, whose protein sequence is MDSKILHTLEYAKIIDQLLQHTSTPMGRRLAEELAPSSDLPDVERSLQATEEAAAAYRLKGIGPFRGIADIRAHLKRAVIGGTLSSAELLETALTARGARRVRSHIQHLHEDHPIPLLEHVAEGIYPRKELEDAIFACIDEDGHVLDSASSELAQIRRELRQGEGKVREKLESMLRSASVQKMLQDSLITLRGDRYVIPVKQEYRSHFGGIVHDQSNSGATLFIEPEAVVAMNNKLREVKAAEAREIERILQKLTAEAAEAAEDLAINHDLLAQLDFAFAKAVLAHGMRAERPAMNGNGYLRIRRGRHPLIERDKAVPLDLEMGGSHTGIIVTGPNTGGKTVALKTVGLLSLMAMSGLFVPADDSTELCVFDAIYADIGDEQSIEQSLSTFSSHMTNIIRILGRMTADSLVLLDELGAGTDPAEGSALAIAILDHIHRSGARMLATTHYSELKAYAYNREGLINASMEFDIATLSPTYRLLVGVPGRSNAFAIAERLGLDKGIIQQARGEVSEDDLRVESMIASLERDRQSAEAERGQAEALRKELEEERSLYAQELRRFEEQRDRMLAKAQEEARLAVAKARREAEEIISELRQLAKEEGAAVKDHKLTEARKRLEEASPELVRKQAARKKAEAGRSIGPGDEVIVHSLNQKGYVVDMSGGEATVQLGILKMKVKEDDLELVKQAPAPKTQPPKASATLKRTRDDSVKMELDLRGSNLDESIIEVDRFLDESFLSGMGQVYIIHGKGTGVLRTGIQDFLRRHKLVKSYRLGNYGEGGSGVTVAELK